The sequence GACTACATAAATTTTCTTTTTCTTTCCATTCGCCAATTTTAACTTTTGGTTTCTCAGTTGGAATTCCGCATTTATCTTTAGCCAAACAATTAGTTAATTTTGATACTAGCAAAAAGTTTTTCCCATCAAAATCAAGATCAAATTTACCAATAGTAGCTGCCATTTGATATTCAACCTCTATTTCTAAATCTTCAATCCCAATAATTTTCTCAGACAATTCAATAATATGAACTAATTTTTCTGGATGCAAACGATGATCATAGTCATTCTCTTCCCATAATTGAAAATTTACAACTTCTTCCTTTCGAACGGTTCCACCACAATCTATAAAATGCTTCGTAACTTTACCTACTTCCGTAACATGAAAATGATTCGGTACTAATTCTCCATTTGGTAATTGAAAAGCTATTGTTGCCAATTCTTTTAACGCGGTTTTAATTTCTGATAATTTCATAATTAAGTAATTTATTATTAGTATTTAACTTTAGCAACATTTGTTTTGTAGCTGATTTGATATTCCTTTAAAATGTTTTTCTATAATAGCAATAGTTGCTTCATTAAGACAATAACAAATTGCTGTACCTTCAATAGTTCCTTTTATGATATTTGCATTTTTTAGTTCTTTTAAGTGCTGAGAAACTGTGGGTTGTGCCAAAGGCAATACATTTACAATATCTCCACAAATACATGAATCAACGCTTAATAAATATTGAATAATCGCAATTCTTGCTGGATGCGACATTGCTTTAAACAAATTAGCTATTTCATTTTGTTCTTCTGTAAAACCCTCTGTTTTTGAAACTCCCATAATTTAATTATTATATTGCAATATTACAATACAACAATTGAACTACCAAATATTTTTAAAACAAAAAAAGCCCTGATAAAAAATCAGGGCTTTTACTATTTAAATGTCCCGTCCTGAAATAAGTTGACATAAAATCGACTTATTATGAATAAATCAGAAAACAGGCCAGCAAAGCGTAGTCAACGCGATTATAATCTGGGCTTTAAATTAGCTGTTATTTCTCAAGTAGAAAAAGGCGAACTTACCTATAAGCAAGCTCAAAAGAAGTATGGAATTCAAGGTAGAAGTACAGTTTTGGTTTGGTTAAGAAAATTTGGTAATTTAGATTGGAGTAACCCCAAGCTTTTGTTTATGGTCAAATCTAAAGAAACTCCAGCCCAAAGCATTAAAAGATTAGAGAAAGAATTAGCTGATGAGAAGCTTAAAAACACAGTGCTAAACACCATGATTGATATCTCAGATAGTCAATACGGTACTCAAATTAGAAAAAAGTTTTCACCCAAACCATCCGACGCATCCAACAAGAAGAAGGCATAAGTATGTCCAGAACTTGTAGATTGTTTGGGGTAAGCCGACAAGCTATTTATCAGCAGGAAGCACGTTGTTTAGAACGAGAGAAAGAATTATTAATAGTAAAGCAACTCGTTGAAAAACAAAGAAGAATTATGCCTCGATTAGGCACAAGAAAACTTTATTTTTTACTAGAACAATCTTTTGTTGAAAATAGAATTAAAATCGGGAGAGATGCATTTTTTGCTTATTTGAAAAGAGAAAAAATGCTAGTTAAACCAATGAAAAATTACACAAAAACCACCTTTTCTAAACACTGGTTACGTAAGTACCCCAATTTATTTAAAGATATCGATATCAACAGAATAGAACAGGTTTTTGTTAGTGACATAACTTATATAAAATCTAATAAAAGAACTCATTATCTATCATTAGTTACAGATGTTTTTAGCAGAAAAATAGTTGGTTATCATTTGAGTGATGACATGAGTGCAGAAAGTGTGGTTAAGGCCTTAAGAATGGCAGTAAAAAACAGAAAAACAAACCTTCAATTAATACATCACTCAGACAGAGGTTTACAATATTGTTCTAAAATTTATCAAAATGAATTAACCAAAAATAATATTATTGCTTCTATGACCGATGGCTATGATTGTTATCAAAATGCTCTAGCGGAAAGAATAAATGGTATTCTAAAACAAGAATTCCTCATATACAAATGTAAATCAGGTGATGAACTTAACCTTTTAGTTAGAGAGTCTGTGGAATGCTATAATAGTAAAAGACCTCATTTGAGTTTAAATATGAAAACACCTAACTTTGTATATGAAAAAACCAGTGAAGTTAACTTCACTGGTTTTAATTAATTTATTGTAAAACTCGTCAACTTATTTTAGGACGACTCAAAAAAAGAATCTAGTGATTATTTTTCACCTTTTTCCATTTTCGCTTTTAATTCAGCTAATGCATCGATATCTCCTAAAGTAGATTTCTCAACATTATTGTTTGAAGAATTATTTTCTACAGATTTAACTGCTTTTTCTTCTTCTTCACGGAAGATAGCTGTGTGAGAAGCTACAACTCTTTTGAATTCTTTATTGAATTCGATAACTTTAAAGTCAGCTGCTTCACCTTTTTTCAATTTTTTACCATCTTCTTTTTCTAAGTGACGAGTAGGAATAAACGCTACAACATCATCTCCGAAATCTACAGTAGCACCTTTATCTACGATTTCACCGATAGTACCGTTATGAACAGTCCCAACAGCGAAAGCAGCTTCATGCTTATCCCATGGATTTTCAGTAGTTTGCTTATGACCTAAAGATAACTTACGACCATCAACATCTAACTCTAACACCACAACTTCCATATTGTCTCCAACATTTACAAATTCTGATGGATGTTTGATTTTTTTAGTCCAAGATAAATCAGAGATATATACTAAACCATCAATACCTTCTTCTAATTCTACGAAAATTCCGAAGTTAGTAAAGTTTCTTACAATACCTGTATGTCTAGAAGCAACAGGATACTTAGCAGTAATATCTGTCCAAGGATCTTGTGTTAATTGCTTAATACCTAATGACATTTTTCTATCTTCTCTATCTAAAGTTAAGATAACTGCTTCAACTTCATCTCCAATTTTCATGAAATCTTGAGCAGAACGCAAATGCGTAGACCAAGACATTTCAGAAACGTGGATTAAACCTTCAACACCTTCAGCAACTTCGATGAAAGCACCGTAATCAGCTAAAACAACTACTTTACCTTTTACTTTATCACCAATAGCTAAATCAGTACTTAAAGCATCCCATGGATGAGCATTTAATTGTTTTAAACCTAATTGAATTCTTGTTTTCTCATCATCGAAATCAAGGATTACAACGTTTAATTTTTGATCTAATTCAAGAACTTCACTTGGGTGATTAATTCTAGACCAAGAAAGATCAGTAATATGGATTAATCCATCTACACCACCTAAGTCAATAAACACACCGTAAGAAGTAATGTTTTTAACCACACCTTCTAAAACTTGTCCTTTTTCTAATTGACCAATGATTTCTTTCTTTTGTTCTTCGATATCAGCCTCAATAAGTGCTTTATGAGAAACTACTACGTTTTTGAATTCGTGGTTGATTTTCACAACTTTAAATTCCATAGTTTTGTTTACATACTGATCGTAATCTCTAATTGGTTTAACATCAATTTGAGAACCTGGTAAGAAAGCTTCAATACCAAATACATCAACGATCATTCCACCTTTAGTTCTACATTTTACGAAACCATTAACGATTTCTCCAGATTCATGTGCAGCAATAACTCTATCCCAAGCTTTGATTGTACGCGCTTTTCTGTGAGATAATACTAACTGACCTGTTCTATCTTCACGAATATCGATAAGCACTTCTACTTTATCACCAACTTTTAAGCTAGGATTGTAACGAAATTCATTTAAAGAGATAACACCTTCAGACTTAGCATTGATATCAACGATAACGTCTCTATCTGTAATTCTAACTACAGTACCATCTACAACTTCGTCATCTTTTGTATCGATGAATGTTTTAGATACTAAATCTTCAAATTCTTCTAAGTTTTTTTCATCTACTACATCAATACCTTCTTCGTAATTGTGCCAGTTAAAATTCGCTAAAAACTCTTCTTGTGTTTTATTAATTTCAGACATTTGCTGATAAAAAATTTGTATGTTGTGTTCTTATAGAGTTTCTTATACAGATTAAAAACTACAACAGTGTTTACATAAATGATTGATACCTAATGGAAACTCAACTCCGTCAAAAGGTGTGCAAAATTACAAATAAATTATTAATTACCAAAGATTTGTAGATAGAAAAGTAGATTTAAACAATGAGATGCGAGAATAAAGAAAATTGACTCAAAAAAAGAAATTAAGTTTTTAAAAACAGTAGTACTATTTTGTAGATTTACATATAAACAATCAAGAACCATGAGTTTACTATTATCTTTAATACACAAAAGCAACAACTCATCAGCGAAAGAGTTTGAAAAACTAATCGACAATTCTCATAACAATTTATTTGGTTTCGAAATTTGGAGAAATGAACTTTGGGGAAATAAAGTTATAGAAGAACTGAATTGCCACTTGCTATTCTCTCTAAAAAAACAGGACCTATTCTTATTTGACAATGATTTGCTAATTCTTAAAAAGGAATGCGAAATCATCTATAACAATATTGAATACATTTCAACTTCAACCACTATTGAAGCTGATGCTATTTCATTTCGAATAGGCAACCTAGAGGAATACATAAAAAAAGCATTAAAGTACCAATCATTAATAGGTTTAAATATTTCTTAAAAAATGAACATTCAAAAACCACTAATACATATTCTCTGGACCACATTTGATACTCTGCCTGTTTGGAATAAAAATGGTAATTGGGATGAATTCGCTAAAAAATATCAAATTTTAAAAGAAAACAAAATTGATTTCACAACTTCACACAAGCACTATAGCAAATACAACAACCAAATAGGGAAACCTACAACAAGATTTCTATCTGACAAAGCAATTATTAAACTAGAAGCCGATATTTTAAACTTAACGAAACCAAATGCCGACCGAATTATTAATGAACTCAACATTGTTCACATAAAAATAACCAATGTATTTGTAGAGATACTATTATTTTCAGATGAATTGGATATTAATCAAAAAATTGCACGTTTAAAAAGTAGAACAGCTACATTATTACATTTTTCATTTCCTGAAGAGTTTCTAGGAAAAAAAACATGGAGCAAAGGATATTGGCAATCTACTTTTAAAAAGAATCAAAAATTAGCATTAAATATTTTAAATAAATAATCATTTATTTAAAGCTATACTACACCTTCTCCTGAATCAAATTCATCACTAGATCGAATTGCTCTCGTTTAGACAATGCCGAATTATTAATCTCAATAGCTCCTTCTGCTTTTACTAATGGAGAATCTTCCCTATGTGTATCGATATAATCTCGTTGTTGTACATTTTCTAATACTTCATCATAGGTTACTTTTTGGCCTTTTTCAATTAATTCATCAAAACGTCTTTGGGCTCTTGTTTCCGCAGAAGCATTCATGAATATTTTTAACTCAGCATCAGGAAAAACTACAGTCCCAATATCTCTTCCGTCCATTACAATGGCTTTATCTTTACCCATTGCTTGCTGCTGCTCCACCAACTTGGTTCTTACTTCTGAAATCTCAGCAATTTTACTTACATTTCGAGACACTTCAATTGTTCTAATAGGCTGTTCTACATTCTCACCATTCAAGTACATTTCTGCAAATCCTAAGTTTGAATTGAATTGAAATTGTAATTTAACATTAGGCAATTGAGAAATTAGCGCTTCTTTATTCAAAAAATCCTCAGAAACATATTCGTTTTGCATAGCAAAGTAAGTTACCGCTCTATACATCGCACCCGTATCAACATAAACATATCCTAATGTTGCTGCTAATTCTTTTGCTAAAGTGCTTTTTCCTGTTGACGAAAATCCGTCTATTGCAATTGTAATTTTTTTCAATGTATTCTATTTTTCTTATTCTAATTTCCTTATTCTAGATCTATTGTTAAACCAAACAAATTAGTACTTGCAGCAAGTGTGTACCTAGAATAGGAATAATCAAACTTAATTTTACCAAAACGTAAACCAAAACCAGCAGAAATCCCTGCAAATGTTCTTTGATCTACTATACTTAATTCTTGCCCTCTTCTAAAATTATACCCTAAACGAATATTAAATCCTTTTTCAGGAAACAACTCTGCTCCTAAAATTACATGTCGTAATGCATTGTTAAAAAACGAAACTTTTTCTTCTTTTGATTCTCCGTCTAATGTGTTTTCAGTTCTATTTGGATTCGAAAAAGCGATATTCCATTGTTGTAAGTTTTCTAAAGTAAGATGCCAACGAACTGGTACATTTTCGACCAA is a genomic window of Flavobacterium jumunjinense containing:
- a CDS encoding DUF6428 family protein, which produces MKLSEIKTALKELATIAFQLPNGELVPNHFHVTEVGKVTKHFIDCGGTVRKEEVVNFQLWEENDYDHRLHPEKLVHIIELSEKIIGIEDLEIEVEYQMAATIGKFDLDFDGKNFLLVSKLTNCLAKDKCGIPTEKPKVKIGEWKEKENLCSPNSGCC
- the rpsA gene encoding 30S ribosomal protein S1, with protein sequence MSEINKTQEEFLANFNWHNYEEGIDVVDEKNLEEFEDLVSKTFIDTKDDEVVDGTVVRITDRDVIVDINAKSEGVISLNEFRYNPSLKVGDKVEVLIDIREDRTGQLVLSHRKARTIKAWDRVIAAHESGEIVNGFVKCRTKGGMIVDVFGIEAFLPGSQIDVKPIRDYDQYVNKTMEFKVVKINHEFKNVVVSHKALIEADIEEQKKEIIGQLEKGQVLEGVVKNITSYGVFIDLGGVDGLIHITDLSWSRINHPSEVLELDQKLNVVILDFDDEKTRIQLGLKQLNAHPWDALSTDLAIGDKVKGKVVVLADYGAFIEVAEGVEGLIHVSEMSWSTHLRSAQDFMKIGDEVEAVILTLDREDRKMSLGIKQLTQDPWTDITAKYPVASRHTGIVRNFTNFGIFVELEEGIDGLVYISDLSWTKKIKHPSEFVNVGDNMEVVVLELDVDGRKLSLGHKQTTENPWDKHEAAFAVGTVHNGTIGEIVDKGATVDFGDDVVAFIPTRHLEKEDGKKLKKGEAADFKVIEFNKEFKRVVASHTAIFREEEEKAVKSVENNSSNNNVEKSTLGDIDALAELKAKMEKGEK
- a CDS encoding IS3 family transposase (programmed frameshift), producing MNKSENRPAKRSQRDYNLGFKLAVISQVEKGELTYKQAQKKYGIQGRSTVLVWLRKFGNLDWSNPKLLFMVKSKETPAQSIKRLEKELADEKLKNTVLNTMIDISDSQYGTQIRKKFSPKPIRRIQQEEGISMSRTCRLFGVSRQAIYQQEARCLEREKELLIVKQLVEKQRRIMPRLGTRKLYFLLEQSFVENRIKIGRDAFFAYLKREKMLVKPMKNYTKTTFSKHWLRKYPNLFKDIDINRIEQVFVSDITYIKSNKRTHYLSLVTDVFSRKIVGYHLSDDMSAESVVKALRMAVKNRKTNLQLIHHSDRGLQYCSKIYQNELTKNNIIASMTDGYDCYQNALAERINGILKQEFLIYKCKSGDELNLLVRESVECYNSKRPHLSLNMKTPNFVYEKTSEVNFTGFN
- a CDS encoding ArsR/SmtB family transcription factor; the protein is MGVSKTEGFTEEQNEIANLFKAMSHPARIAIIQYLLSVDSCICGDIVNVLPLAQPTVSQHLKELKNANIIKGTIEGTAICYCLNEATIAIIEKHFKGISNQLQNKCC
- the cmk gene encoding (d)CMP kinase, whose translation is MKKITIAIDGFSSTGKSTLAKELAATLGYVYVDTGAMYRAVTYFAMQNEYVSEDFLNKEALISQLPNVKLQFQFNSNLGFAEMYLNGENVEQPIRTIEVSRNVSKIAEISEVRTKLVEQQQAMGKDKAIVMDGRDIGTVVFPDAELKIFMNASAETRAQRRFDELIEKGQKVTYDEVLENVQQRDYIDTHREDSPLVKAEGAIEINNSALSKREQFDLVMNLIQEKV